Sequence from the Nitrincola iocasae genome:
CGGGTCGAAGCAGCATTGCTACGGTCAGTATGGCCGTAGCTCCTATGAGCAGATGCCGCCGCGTTCGTTGTTTAGCCTTAACCTTTAACTGGGCCAAGCGCTGCTGAGATTCACTGTACTGCTCGTTACGTAACGCACTTTGCTGCAGAGCATCGAACACCAACTGCGGCATTTGTGGCAGCTTTTCCAGCCATTCAGGTCCCTGCTTACGAATGTTGGCCATCGCGGCCTTCACACTCATTCGCTCTTTCATCCAGTTTTCCAGGAACGGCTTGGCGGTTTTCCACAAATCCAGATCTGGGTATAGCTGCCTACCCAGACCTTCTATATTCAGCAACGTTTTCTGTAGCAGAACCAACTGTGGCTGTACTTCCATATTAAAACGGCGCGCTGTCTGAAATAGACCGAGCAACACCATGCCGAAGGAGATTTCTTTCAGCGGTTTTTCAAAAATTGGTTCACATACACTACGTATAGCAGTTTCAAAAGCATGTACATTGGTATCTCTTGGCACCCAACCAGAGTCGATGTGTAACTGCGCTACTTGCCGGTAATCACGCTGAAAAAATGCCAGTATGTTACGTGCAAGATAACTTTGATCTTCCTCACTTAGTGAGCCGATAATGCCAAAATCCACGGCAATATATTGTGGGTTATCCGGATTATCCCGCGATACAAAGATATTACCGGGATGCATATCGGCATGAAAGAAACTATCCCGGAACACCTGGGTAAAGAAAATTTCCACACCCCGTTCAGCCAGCTTTTCCATATCAGTATGCTGCGCCTGTAACTGCTGCATATCGGCTACGGGGATACCATAAATACGCTCCATGACAAGCACATTACGGCGAGTATAGTCCCAGAAAATTTCTGGCACATAGAGAACGCTCGAACCTTCAAAATTGCGCCGGAGCTGTGAGCCATTTGCAGCTTCCTTACGCAAATCCAATTCATCAAAGATAGTTTGTTCATACTCTTCCACGACCTCGACAGGACGCAACCGGCGCCCTTCCGACCATAGATGACAGACCATCCAGGCCAGCGTATAGAGCAGTGAAATATCCTGCCGGATCACTTTATCAATACCCGGGCGAATCACTTTCACTACAACAGCCCGTCCATCTTTCAGCGTTGCCCCGTGCACCTGTGCAACTGATGCAGAGGCCATGGGATCCGCATCAAATGTCTGGAATATTTCGGATACAGAGCAACCCAATGAACTTTCAATAATCGTTCGAGCTCGAGCACTGGGAAAGGGTGGTACATTATCCTGCAAACGAGCCAGCTCAACCGCAATATCATCGGGAAGTAGATCCCGCCGCGTTGAAAGCATCTGACCAAATTTAATAAAAACAGGCCCCAGCGCTTCAAGTGCCAGGCGTAAACGTACTGCCTCAGACTGGCGTGCGGGGAAAATATAGCGCCAGGGGAGCAGATACAACATCAACCTCACCAACCAAGGCAGTGATGGATGCAAAAAAAACGTATCCAGACGATAGCGAGCTATGACCCAGCCAATTTTAATGGAACGTAACACCGGTCGCACTTAGAGACATCCTATATCGAATGGTGGTTTATTAATGATCTTCAGCCCAGCAGGGTTTTGTTGCGCCCGGTGTCTTTCGCCTGATAGAGCATTTTATCTGCTCTTGAGAACATGCTTTCAGGG
This genomic interval carries:
- the ubiB gene encoding ubiquinone biosynthesis regulatory protein kinase UbiB, whose protein sequence is MRPVLRSIKIGWVIARYRLDTFFLHPSLPWLVRLMLYLLPWRYIFPARQSEAVRLRLALEALGPVFIKFGQMLSTRRDLLPDDIAVELARLQDNVPPFPSARARTIIESSLGCSVSEIFQTFDADPMASASVAQVHGATLKDGRAVVVKVIRPGIDKVIRQDISLLYTLAWMVCHLWSEGRRLRPVEVVEEYEQTIFDELDLRKEAANGSQLRRNFEGSSVLYVPEIFWDYTRRNVLVMERIYGIPVADMQQLQAQHTDMEKLAERGVEIFFTQVFRDSFFHADMHPGNIFVSRDNPDNPQYIAVDFGIIGSLSEEDQSYLARNILAFFQRDYRQVAQLHIDSGWVPRDTNVHAFETAIRSVCEPIFEKPLKEISFGMVLLGLFQTARRFNMEVQPQLVLLQKTLLNIEGLGRQLYPDLDLWKTAKPFLENWMKERMSVKAAMANIRKQGPEWLEKLPQMPQLVFDALQQSALRNEQYSESQQRLAQLKVKAKQRTRRHLLIGATAILTVAMLLRPEWQLAVSQLPWYGWLLAGAGWVSLWRA